A genomic window from Brevinematales bacterium includes:
- a CDS encoding histidine phosphatase family protein, translated as MKTLVLLRHAKSDWSEPDKNDFDRPLNERGVKDAPIMGKAVRNIDVPPQIIYSSDALRAKMTAEAVSSSSGAGIPIEYKNEFYNADAAEMLGFIRTIPANYESVLLIGHNPTFEELTTMMISSGQARLRFPTSALAVLKSEIDDWKDAAPGMFTLELFLNPKVVKSIAKGNNKE; from the coding sequence ATGAAAACATTAGTATTGCTCAGGCATGCGAAATCGGATTGGTCGGAACCGGATAAGAACGATTTTGACAGGCCGCTCAATGAGCGCGGCGTGAAAGATGCTCCCATTATGGGAAAGGCGGTGCGGAATATCGATGTTCCCCCGCAGATCATTTACTCCTCCGACGCGCTCCGCGCGAAAATGACCGCGGAGGCGGTATCCTCCTCATCCGGCGCGGGTATTCCCATCGAGTATAAAAATGAATTCTATAATGCCGATGCGGCTGAGATGCTCGGCTTTATCAGGACAATTCCCGCTAATTATGAATCGGTGCTGTTGATCGGGCATAATCCCACGTTCGAGGAACTGACGACGATGATGATCTCCTCAGGGCAGGCGAGACTCCGTTTCCCCACATCTGCTCTCGCGGTACTCAAATCGGAAATCGACGATTGGAAAGACGCCGCGCCGGGAATGTTTACGTTGGAACTTTTTCTCAATCCGAAGGTCGTAAAATCGATCGCGAAAGGGAATAACAAGGAATGA